The following is a genomic window from Myxococcales bacterium.
TTTGCGTACAGAAGGAATTTGGGCCAAGGAATCAGACAGAGGCATCTCCCAATTGCCGGTAGAGAGCGATAAGAAATTCGTGGTTTTAATTCCTCGGAGTAAAAGAGATGAAGCCAGAAAATTTATTGAGCAAGCACGCCAAGATCATGTGATTTCACTTTCTGGCGCATTTATTTAGAGTCTGTGAATGGATTGTTTTTTTATTTTTTATAGTAAATAGGTGCAAAAATGGTTTGAGGGGCATACAAGTTGCCCTAAAGATTTTTTCCAGTTACTTCTGAGGGTTAATTATGGAGGGCATGAAGCTAAGAGCCAAGTCTTCACTAAACAAAAAGACTTCTTGGGCAATTATTTTGGCCAGTATTTTTACTTTAATGCTTTATGTGGTGCCTTTTTTACGCCCACTCTCATATCCCTTTTTATTGCTATCTACGTTGGTACATGAAATGAGCCACGGTTTAGCGGCTGTTTTAGTGGGGGGGTATTTTAATTCCTTTGTAATGTGGGCAGACGGTTCAGGAGCAGCGCATATTAGCGGTAATTTTGGTAGAGTCGCAAGGGCTTTTGTTGCAGGGGCTGGTTTGATTGGCCCTGCTTTAATGGCTGCGGTGTTTTTTGTAAATTTACGATCTTTGCGCAGATCTCGAGCCGTGTTGACAGCTTTTGGCATTATTTTGTTGCTGGCTATTTTGCTGGTAGTGCGCAATCTCTTTGGCGTTGCTTTTGTCGCCGGTGTATGTGGCTTGTGTTGGCTTTTTTCTTTGGGAACATTTAAGGAACACGCACAGAC
Proteins encoded in this region:
- a CDS encoding M50 family metallopeptidase; this encodes MEGMKLRAKSSLNKKTSWAIILASIFTLMLYVVPFLRPLSYPFLLLSTLVHEMSHGLAAVLVGGYFNSFVMWADGSGAAHISGNFGRVARAFVAGAGLIGPALMAAVFFVNLRSLRRSRAVLTAFGIILLLAILLVVRNLFGVAFVAGVCGLCWLFSLGTFKEHAQTLVAFFGAQLSLSVFSRSDYLFTDVAHTSAGVMPSDVAQMAQALWLPYWVFGALCGLVSLAVLLFGIKKIFK